A window of Nicotiana sylvestris chromosome 8, ASM39365v2, whole genome shotgun sequence genomic DNA:
AACTATTTGGTCAGTCGACTTACTTAGGATTGAGGCGTAGTAGTGTTAGTTTTTTCAATACTGAAGTGTTACTACTTACTATACGTAAACAGATAATACACAAAGCTAGCTGCTATAGTTTTCTGAAAATAGGTTCTCAAAACCTATGATTTTGCTTCATTGTTCCCTTCTTTTGAAGCATCTATTCTTGGAGTTGATCATTGTGGCGACCAGGGGCGGGTGCCACGTAGCTTTGAACGTCCATGTGTCACTATTTATACATTGAGATACAGTAAATATTTTTTCGGTTCGGGTtacttatcttttttttttttttttttttttttgcaaaagaaaatattattttttgtgaaGAAACCAAATACTAACAAATAAGAGACACAAAAAGAAAGTCAAAAGTTAACTTTATGATGTAGTAAACCAAAAGGTTCGGGTTCCATCCTTCGCAACCAAGATGGAATCTCCTGCACCTTTGTATCATTTGTTACCATGGGTAGCActttaaatatatatatgatttcttacttatataaatatatatacatagaGTTTCGATCGAAGCTTGCGAGTGACGTAATGCCCCTCAGGTCTTACTAGATCCGCCCCTAGTGGCAACATCaaccatttgttttttttctaaATTTGAGGCCAACATTGAAGGAAAATGAGAGTGTTTCTGTATTTTCTAAGTTTTGCTATTTCATAGATACTCATTGTATTGCCCATTTTCTTTTAAGCTTCATAAAAGCAGGTATTATGAATACTCTATTAGCAATACTACCACAAATTAAGAAATAATTAATCAAGTCTAGGTTTGTGGAAAGTATCATTAGTTTAGCTCTAATGTCTATTTCTAAGCTTGTATTATTAGTTAATCTACCAGAGCTAGCTCTTGCCTTAACTCTTCTGCCTTTTCATTACTTGTTCGAATATATTTCAATAATATTTCTGAATTGCTACCTCTAAGTCTGTAATTATATATAATGCATTCTTAATGTTGTTTTTATTAGGATTAATGGTAATCATTGTTCAAGTTATGGTTTCCTCGAGAAACATGAATCCAACAAACAATCTCTATTtatcaaaaaaaataaagagttAATACCTAAAAAAAACCCCTAAATTGTCCATGTTTTACAACTTTAATATTTTCTATCTAAGGGCCTGTTTGGCCATAAATAAAGATTccttttttatgattttttttaatactttttttttcgaaatcaatgTTTAGCCATGAAATTTTcgattttcacttgaagatgaatttcagAACTTTTTTGAAAATGTTAAAAACTCCAAAAcgcaattttcaattttttttcacttCAGATCGCtcacaaaaaattcaaaaacaacccaaaattatattcatgtccaaacacaactttaattttcaaataccattttttaattgaattttttctcatttttataattcttatgtccaaacactCAATAAAAGATCTGTTCTTTATACATAAGAGATCTAAAAATGGCATTTTCTTAAATTATAAATTGTAAAGGGGTATAATGTACAAATAACACGTATCAAGTGGCATGCGAGTAGCTTTACTGTCTTGTGGGAGCTAGAGATTATTATTACGCTTTAAAAACACATCCATGTGACATTTTTACACtcatttttaaataatttattcTTAATTCGCATTTggtgtttcttctttttctttcttattcaaTTTCTAGAAAggcaaataaaaaagaaattcaaATATGAGTGAAGTTAGACGGTATTTAACAATGTTACAAAAGAATAATCAAGTACGACGTCAAAAAGATCTATATATGGAATCTTCTACTAACTTATTTCAAGGAAACTAATCATATTCCTCTCTTCTGACTTCTGTGAAGAGTTTAATGGTTTTGATTTTTGAAGACTAATATGAAAAAAAAACCCCAAGATCCACACATTGAGAATATGGTCGGACATTTATAATAACTAATAAAATTTTAGACCGTGGTCTAACGTtctcataaaattttcaatttgcTCAAGTAAGATCTTATGACTATGTtctaaaactcaaaatttttaattaaataataaaGGTCAAATCCCACCAAATCCCCAAGTGGTGCTTTAAATACTGAACCTTATTAAAATTGGAAGTTAGCCTCCTTTTTTGGTCCATATTGTCATAATGTGACTTTAATGATAGAACCGACCTTCAATATGGGAAAAATAGGATTAAATGTGGAACCTTTTGACAAACCAAAATATTCAGAATTTAATTTTTCCACGAGAAGTGGTCCAAATTTTCTCCTATTTTGTCTGTAATGTCAAAATTTATATTTTACTACATTAGTTTCTTGAGTGGCTGTTgtttccccttttttcttctctttccttttgtgatttaaatttttttaagaaTAAAAAACTTGTCTGCAAAACCAACTCTGAATTCAATGCTCAAGATTCATCAAGTCAATGGAATATTTCTGTACAAGTCTATTACGTGTATATTTTTGGCTCAtagattttggctattttttgttTGGAATAAAATTTGAAAACATTATTTGTTAATGGAATATGactaatttttgatttttttaaagtTCCCAAAAGCTGATTTTGTAAAGAATATAGGTTAACCTTAGTTAATTTAACTTAACTATATTATTAGTTATTGATGTGCAACTGTACTAAGGTGGTTAGTTAGTTAAATATTGTAGTTTGGTTAGTTAGTTAAATACTGTAGCTTCTTCTTCTTTCTAGTTCAGTCGGTTGTATCAATATACAAAGCATAGCTTTTCTCTGATTTTCTCTCAAAATTCTTAATCTCAATTTCTCTCTTCAGTTGCACATTGTTAAATtcttcatggtatcagagcattgaTCGAGTGATTCTAGGGAATTTCTTCGCGGAattgaagatagttcgagagaatcTACTCAAGTTTAGAAGCTTTGAATCCTAATTTTGTGGTCTATCAATGACGCCTTCTGAGAACTCGACTGATAATGCGAACAATGGAGATAATACGAGCATCAGAACGATACCTAGCTCGATTGTGTTAGATCATAATCATCCTCTTTACTTGCATGCATCTGATGGTCCGGGATCGATGTCTGTGGGACTCATTTTGACAGGTATGGAAAATTACTCTCTTTGGAGCCGTGCAATGAAAGTAGCATTGTTAGGAAAGAACAAATTGTGTTTAGTTGATGGATCAACATCGAAGGAGGACTTTGGTCCAAATCTGGGAAGTCAGTAGGATCGGTGCAATGCCATCGTGACTTCATGGCTCATGAGCAATGTGAGCAGAGATTTGGTAACAAAGTGCTATTTTCTTCGAATGCACAGAAGGTATGGGCTGCTTTCAAGGAGAGTTTTGACAAAGTGAATGCATCGAGATTGTATTACTTGCATAAGGAAATATTTATCGTAACACAGGGGATTTCGTTAGTATCGATTTATTTCACCAAGCTAAAAGACCTTTGGGCAGAATATGACTCAATACTGCCACCTCCTACATCAGCCACTAAGTATATTGAACAATTGGAGTATCAATGACTGCTACAATTTTTGATGGGATTGAATGATAACTTTGAGCAATCAAGGAGTCAGATTCTATTAATGCCAAGCTTGCCATCTATAGATAAGGCTTATGCTATGGTAGTTTAGGAAGAAAGCGGAAAATCATTTACTGGTGGTACCTATGGGCAAACTGGGCATAATGATCCTACTGTGTTGTTTACTTAATCCACATCTAAACCAAGGAGAAACTATAGCTTAGAATGTGATTTTTGTCATTTGAAAGGCCATACTATAAATGAATGTTATAAATTGATGAGGTGTGAATTTTGTAATAAGACAGGGCACTTGAAGGAGAAATGTTACAAGATTATTGGATATCCATATGATttcaaacaaaagaagaaagcAAATGCAGTCATGATAGATGGAGCTGGACAACAAGGAATGATAGTTTCACCAACTACAAGCATATATCAGCCAAGCAGTAATGTTGAACCAGCTCAATTTTttactaaagaaaaatataaccAGTTGTTGCAGTTGATGAACAAAAGTTCTACTGCAGGAACTAGTGCAAACATGGCAGGTAAGTGCTTTTGTGGTAATGTAGTCTTATATGAGAACTTAGAACTTTGCAAATGGATAGTAGATACTGGTGCTACTAACCACATGACTAGTGATAAGAGTTCACTGAAAAATGAAACTTAAGTAGGAAATTCAGGGCAAGTGCAGTTACCTACTGGAGATTAAGCATCAATCTCACATATGGGGGAGTGTCAACTCACATGAGGTGATGTACTGAAAGATGTGTTATGTGTACCAGCTTTTAAGTTTAACCTCATGTCAGTCTCTAAAGTGACAGAAGATCTCAAATGCAGTGTTACTTTTTTCCCTAAATGTTGTGTGTTCCAGGACCTCTTATCTGGGAGGGTGAAGGAGATTGGTAGAAAGGAAGAAGGTCAACAACATTAGGGAAGACAATAAATAGAGCTTTTGCAACTACTAGTAAAGAAGGAGGCATGGAAATAGGGAACAGAAGAACAAGACATGTTCCAATTCAAGTTCTTAGAAGGATGTATACAACATTATGGTGGTAGAATAAATAATGACTCACTGTCTAAATGTAAAATTTGTCCTCTAGCTAGACAAACTAGAGCACCTTTTCCAACTAGTACTAGTAGAAGTTTACATGCTTTTGATTTGATCCATATAGATGTGTGGGGACCTTATAAGATTGCTACTCACAATGGCATGAAATACTTTCTTACattggttgatgattttaccagaTGGACTTGGGTGTTTCTTATGAGACTTAAATCTGATGTTATTTTCTTATTCAAGAACTTTATTAGTATGATCAAAATACAGTTTGGGAAGCAAATTAAGATGTTTAGATCAGACAATGGGAGTGAGTTTTTTAACAGTGCATGTAGTGACTTGTTTCAAATGCATGGGATTGTTCATCAAAGCTCATGTCCATATACTCCCCAacaaaatggagttgtggaaagAAGACATAGACATATACTGGAGACTGCTCGAGCAATCATATTTCAAGGTCACCTACCTATTAGATATTGGGGACATTGTATTGATGCTGCTTTATATATAATCAACAGAATTTCCTCCTCTGTCTTGGGACATAAATCACCATATGAGTTACTTCTGGGTAAGCCACCTTCATTGACACATTTAAAGGTAGTTGGATGTCTATGTTTTGCTACTAATCTGACAGGCCATGATAAACTTGCTCCTCGAGCTGTGAGGTCAATCTTCCTAGGATATGCTGCACATCAGAAAGGTACAGACTTTTGGATTTGGAgaataaagtattttttttataagcAGAGATGTAGTGTTCTATGAGGATATATTTCCTTTTCACACAACAGAAGAGTCATCAGAATCATTATTCATGGATAAAATTCTAGTGCCAAGACAAGATTTTGATGAAGAACTAAATGCGGTTAGTTCTGCTACTGATATTCATATTGAGGGAACCAATATGCCATGTTCTCCTACTCTAACTCCGGTTATCTCAGATGAGCAGGTTTTTTCACACCCTGTTGAATATAATAGTATGGATAGTCCTGGTGATTCTCTTATTTTACCTGATGGTGAGGAAGCTAGAAAATCCACACAAGTATCTAAGCCTGCCATATGGCTTAAGGATTATATTAGAGATGACAATAAAAGCTCTGCAAGTTGTTGCAAGTACCCTATTTCAGAGGTGATTGGATATGAAGCTATTTCTTCAAAATATCAAAGCTACTTGGCAAACTTTTCAGTGGAGATGGAACCTACATCATATTCAGAGGCAGTAAAGGATAAGAGATGGGTAGAGGCAATGCAGGCAGAAATCAAAGCATTGGAGGATAATATGTCTTGAGAACTGGTATCCTTGCCACAAGGACAAAAGGTAATATGATGCAAGTGGATTTATAAGATTAAATATAAGGCATCACGAGAAGTTGAAAGgttcaaagctcgattggtggctAAAGGGTATAATTAGAGAGAAGGTTTAGACTACCAAGAAACCTTTTCACTTGTGGTGAAAATGGTTACTGTCAGAAGTGTGTTGTCTGTTGCTGCTTCAAGGCACTGGTctattcatcaaatggatgtttaCAATGCTTTCTTGCAAGGAGATCTATTTGAGGAGGTGTATATGGAGGTACCTCAAGGTTTTAATGGACCAAACGCTGAACTCAAAGTTTGCAAACTACTTAAGTCCCTCTATGGACTTAAGCAGACATCTAGACAATGGAATCTCAAGCTCACATCAGCCTTGGTGGATGCTAGATTTCAATAGAGTCATTTGGATTATTCTCTATTAATCAAAAGGTCAGGAGATCATATGGTGGTTGTTCTGGTCTATGTTGATGACCTTCTTATCACTGGAGATAATCCCATCATGATCTAACAGACTAAGGATGATTTACAAACTTCTTTTGAAGATCAAAGACCTAGGAGAGCTTAAGTACTTCCTAGGCATAGAATTTGTACGAAATAGTGATGGTATATTAATGCATCAATGCAAGTATGCCCTAGAACTCATAGCTGAGTTGGTGCTCTTAGGCTCTAAACCTGTATCCTGTCCTATGGAGCCAAACGTGAAGCTTACTACTGCTGAATTTGACACCCATATAGATACTTCTGAGGACACATTATTGACTGATCCATGGCCATATCAAAGGCTTTTGGGTAAGCTTCTTTATTTGACTGTTACAAGACCAGATATTTCTTTTGTTGTCCAAAGTATGAGCCAATTCATGCATAGTCCTAAGGTCTCTCATATGGCAGCTGCACTCAAGGTGGTTAGATATATCAAAAGTAGTTCTGGGCTGGGAGTTCTCTTGGCTGCTAAATGTTCTGAATCACTTTCAGCATTTTGTGATGCAGATTGGGCTACATGCCCCAACACACGAAAGTCAGTCACAGGCTATTTCATCAAGCTTGACTCTTCCTTAGTTTCTTGGAAATCTAAGAAGCAGTCCACTATCTCTAGAAGCTCAGCTGAAGCTGAATATCGCAACCTAGCATCCATTGTTGCAGAGATTACATGGATTATTGGTTTACTCAAGGAGCTAGGAGTGGATCATAATTCTCATGTGTATATCTACAATGATAGCAAATCAGCTTTTGCTATTGCTGCCAATCATGTATTTCATGAACATACGAAGCACATAATATTGATTGTCATTTCATTCGTGAAAAGATTCAACATGGTCTTGTTTCTATTCTCTACTGTCCTACAGCTGAGCAGGAAGCTGATATACTCATAAAGGGACTTGGTCGCCTTCAACATTCATATTTGCTGTCCAAGCTAGGTCTAATCAACATCTTTCCTAGTCCTAGCTtgagggggtgggggtgggggtgtaAAGAATATAGGTTGACCTTAGTAGTTAATCTTAGTTAGTTTAACTTAACTATAGTATTAGTTAGTGATATACAACTGTCCTGAGGTGGTTATTAGTTAAATATTGTAGCTTGGTTAGTTAGTTAAATACTGTAGCTTATTCTTCTTTCTAGTTCAGTCGGTTGTATCAATATACAAAGCATAGTTCTTTTCTGATTTTCTCTCAAAattctcaatctcaatttctctcTTCAGCTGCACATTATTAAATTCTTCAGGTTTAGgacattttttttcaaataaaattgtATACGGGTTAAACTCGGGCTAATGAGTGTCTCGATTTCCTGGAAGGTCAAACAAAGCAAGAACATGACTACATGAGATCGAATTCGAAGCTGGAGACCTCTCGTACTAAGGCCCGAATGGATTGCTCGTCACCGAGCCTGATAAGACAACACTTTCCCGAACCCGGAACAAGCTCCGAAACCTCGGAAAACATGACAAAGGTTGCATATGACTAACAGAGGGCCGTGATATCCGCACCCCACCGGATATAACTGAGCATTTCTCGCTCGACATTGACAGTGGATCAGTAATTGACGAGAAAGATGATTTTTACCATTTTTAAAATTGTACTAGAggtgaaactctcctactatataaatgaGTATTTTTTTCTTTGATAGAACATATTGTAACATGCATACCAAGGCAATATAAAATTATTTGTGTGCTTTCTAGCTATTGAAAAGtctttattttacttttgttCTCGATTGGCTTCGAACCCAAGATTCACCGTGGGCAGAAACTATTACCCAATCCAAGTTCAACCTAGACCATAGCGTTATGATTGGTTTGACTATTCATTATGTCTTTAACCCATTTATCTAACGTTCTTGATTATTTGTGTTGAATCGAtccattttaagggtaaacaaaaatgcatgtccaaacataatttcaacttccaaaaattatttgTCAATACAattctaaaaattatttttcaaatttaaacCAAATCTATGTGCAACCGCTAGCCTAATGTCTCACTTGTTTTCTCTTCTTGACTTATAATTAAAACACCTTTCGGACTTTAAACAAGTCGTAGTGCAAAATTTCCAACCAGTTTACAAAGTTGAAAATGGTGTTTTGAGTTGGATCTTTGTCCTATTTGGCTATTTCTTTACTTAATGGAATCTTCTATTTCGTTTGATGTGTTATTTTGTTCTGCATGTTTTGTAGTTCTATCATATGCTATTACATTATTCCAAGTCTTATTTCAAGGTAGACAAAGACAAATCTTCCAACAGTCAAACAATGGCCGATGTTTGGATCGTCAAATCAGCTTTTAAGCATTtacttttaataattttaatGTTCGTTGAGCACAAAAATTTCTCGGGAGTCAAATACGTTTTTTTGTTAAAACTAGACAGCTTAAAAACTAGTGTGGTATGACCAGTGACGGATCCAGAATTTTTATAACGTGGATACACCACTAAAGAAAGCAGAAAAAAGTACGTATAAGTTAGAATTGAATCTTGCTCCTCTAGGTAAAAAAAACTAAGCATTCAACCAAGTGCATCATTTAGTCTCTTTAGAGCATGAGTGCCAGCAGATAATATTAGATCAGTTCTAGcaaatatgtacataaaataccTAATTTGGCGAAGAGATCATGGGTTCACGTGCCCTATAAAATAGACTATAAATCCGCCCTTGGGTATGAccaagtattttttttatattattcgTTATACTTTTTTATAATCCATGCCTTCTTGTACGATAAATATTTATCCAGATTCAGTGTTTAAATCAAACCAATTATAGCTACTCGCTTCATCTCAAAAATTAAAAGATGATATATTTCGAATTTTGAGAGTCAAATGAGTTGTTCTTTCACCATGACTTTTTCATGTACctattaaatattttaaattattaattattgtgATTTATGATACTTTTTATGTACTTTCTAAATATATaacttatatttataaaaattaaagaCTTTATGACCAAATTCATGGTGAAAGTTATATAGTTTGACTCATGAAATTAGAAAAGTATTGTTTTTTTGGGGACATAAGGAGTATTACACAGGGGGGTTTGATAGATTAATTAGCCACTAGATCTGTGCAAAAGTACCAATCTAATCATCGTGACTTTTTGTTCAGTAAAAGATTAATTATCCTGTAGGTTTTCAAATTTAATTCGACAAAAATAATACTCATATATAGTACTAAACTCGTTTACTTTTCTCCATTAATCCACttttccttatatatatatatattctacttTAAGAAAAAAATTCCGACAAATCCTCAGCAACTCATCACCACAGAACTAATGCCATATACTGATCGATACATATATGCTAGCATTGAAGCTAGCCCTAGCAGATACGGACCGATGCACAATTAAAGCTATGGGTTCAACTAGGGGTGTTAAACGGGCCGGGTCAATCCGGTTCCGGACCGGCCCAGTCCGGTTAAAATCGGAACCGGCCCGGACCGGTTAAAGGGGGCTGGGTTGGGCTGGGTTAGGGGGACAAGCGGGTTGGTCCGTTTATCATTAAAATATCGGTTACCCAGACCAGTCCAACCCGTTAGATGAACAATACCCGTAAACCGGTTAACCGGCCCGGTCCGGTTTAacggtaattttttttttaatttttttttgatttgggcCAGATCTGACCGTTTGCAACGGTCCATTTCAGAAAATGGTCATTGCCCAACGGGTGAATTGCACAAATAgcccaattttttattttttttttaaaattaacccCCCTTTCAAAATCTATAAATACCCCCCCTCTTCCTCAttttttcactcatctctcaattctcaatctcaattctcatattctctcattcttcaatctTCATTCTTCACCTATTAAAGTGCAATAAActatttggctattttttttggaatttaatttattgtagtacttattttttgaagtttgaacaattgaacttcaaaattggaagAATTGACGTTTTTTCGTGGTAACATTTGAGTTGCGGAATcatcaagtgctcaatttatttccgaattcggtgcactccctccaactctttctcttatttactattttacttgcatatttatttgttttattgctagtagttaaatttttacaatatgtttaatgctgcaaAAAGAGTTTGTAACAAGGTTACTAATcggggaaataaaaaaagaggtagtACTTCAGGTTCAGCATTTGGTAGTAATTTAAATATCTCTCCAAATATTTCTGAAATATTACCTGATAATAATATAGACTATGAACAATTGCAGGAAGATTTTGGTATAGATGATAATGAATTAGAAATGGAAAATGAGATACCACTTACACCTAGTAGTGTTGGAGCTGCTAGCAGGGGTGGTGGTCGTGTTGCTAGTAGTAGATCACCTATGGCCCCGACTAGTAATCGTaaaaaaagaagtaaggtttggaaATTCTTTGAGGAAATAGaaggtactgatagagttaaatataaactttgtaatgatacttttaaacataagactaggggtcaattaggggggactgggacacttagtagacatatgagaattgaaCATCCTATAGAATGAGGATCTGATGGAGATGGAAATCAATCAACTCTAAACCCTACTACTGGTGGTAgtgtgaaatatgataaaatgaaggatcgtgaggagttagcaaaaatgattgctttgggttgtctacctttttcttttgcttcttcatcatatcttattatgtatattcaaaggatttacaatcctttatttaaaggtatccctagaagtacttgtagagctgatatctttagacttcatggacaatatcaaacatacatacgttatttgtttagccaccttccttgtagagtttctctaacttctgatattgaccatgctgttaatggaaatgattatttgataATTACATGTCATTGTATAGATGATAgtacttgtatgcaaaaacgtattatcgtttttagatatgatgaagatcagagtcatactgctacgtttataagtagtactatttgtgaagttgttgaattttataatctcaagcaaaaagtattgtgtatgtcttttgataatgcttctaacaataatgccgcaatttcaatattaaaactgcatttgcaaccacctcttgatgaaatttttcatgttaggtgtgcatgtcatgtttataatttaattgttaaaagtggccttgatttattttcaactgagattactcatgttagaagagcagttggtgttattcaaggaaataatagacaatctagaataaaggaatttaagaataagtgtgtcctgtataaccttaaacccagattcatgccagacgaaattgttactagatggaattatacatatatatttttaaaatgttgctacaaatatagattcccaataactgaagttgctaatgcgcattgtactgatccaaaccgtatgttaacaactactacttgggagatcattaatgatgttgttaaatttttacataaattttatacaactactgttgagttttctggagaatattaccctactgttactatgactttagtacatatagctcaaatttcttttctactctttgaatttaagaagaaagaaaaatatagggatgttgaaaaaatgcaagcaaaattcaaaaaatatttctttccaattcctccgatttacttaattggttccgttttaaatccttctattaagatgtctgattgtcaccaattaatgaatgatttatatatttatatggagattggaccaactgaaaccccagatttatatacttgtatgaacaagctaaatgaatatttacaataattatacaattattatgcaaatgtaattgatgatgTTGCTCTCaatgtaggcaatgttaatcccactatgcattgtaccacttctgctactgtggatgatgaagaagaccttgatagttttaatattttttctacattttctaacactcaaactAGTAGCAGGAagattgatgaacttcaattctacttgcagaaacaaaaagagcctcgcacaaaggaattttcaccgttgggatgatggcatgagaatggaaagcaatttcctgttctttttgctatggctcgggacgtgctgaatgtgctaatttcaactgttgcatcagagagtgcatttagccaagcaagacaacaacttggagacacccgtcactcattgggaagcaatgctttggaagttttagtatgtttcaaagattggattagatcggaacgaagatatcaaggacgtgaagatgttgatagcccagaagacgaggaacttggagatgTATTAACATATGAtaacccatccgaatttaacactccagaagaaggtcactcagttcatattgattatgaagaacttactaaggcaatgcaaaacctttgaatttattcttttttggttaatttacttgttaaatgtaaacctttcaatttgtaagtttgaattttgaaataaatgttgCACTTgaaatttataagtgcaattttttcccatattacttgtattctttatattaatataacttacaatagttatacaaaatacaaaaaaaaattaaaaaatacactaaacccggCCCGG
This region includes:
- the LOC138874723 gene encoding uncharacterized mitochondrial protein AtMg00810-like; this encodes MIYKLLLKIKDLGELKYFLGIEFVRNSDGILMHQCKYALELIAELVLLGSKPVSCPMEPNVKLTTAEFDTHIDTSEDTLLTDPWPYQRLLGKLLYLTVTRPDISFVVQSMSQFMHSPKVSHMAAALKVVRYIKSSSGLGVLLAAKCSESLSAFCDADWATCPNTRKSVTGYFIKLDSSLVSWKSKKQSTISRSSAEAEYRNLASIVAEITWIIGLLKELGVDHNSHVYIYNDSKSAFAIAANHVFHEHTKHIILIVISFVKRFNMVLFLFSTVLQLSRKLIYS